One Niallia circulans DNA segment encodes these proteins:
- a CDS encoding sensor histidine kinase: MIKKLEVLKKSTGISPYIWTLLTILPFYFIFHASSAVDVIAGIILTILFFLFYRLAYLSKGWTIYLWPSLLIGISTFAIYAYSYVYFSFFLSYFIGNIKKQIPYFVLYFIHLAVTTFAIYYKVIIGDALLLKQLPFVLIIWFGVILLPLTIHNRKERGQLQEKLEDANKRISNLVKLEERQRIARDLHDTLGQKLSLIGLKSDLARKLVYKDPEQARLELKDIQHTSRTALNEVRKMVSEMRGIKLRDELLLVKKVLEAAEITLVSDIASNLKMSSIAENIISMCLKEAVTNVVRHSNATSCYISISQNKKETIMEIKDNGTSPFKEEDTHNGNGLTGMRERLDFINGTLEISVNEGTILTIVIPHDGKLIEREELL; encoded by the coding sequence ATGATCAAAAAATTAGAGGTACTAAAAAAGAGCACCGGCATTTCTCCTTATATATGGACATTACTTACTATTTTGCCCTTTTATTTTATATTTCACGCCTCTTCAGCGGTTGATGTGATTGCCGGTATTATCCTTACAATTTTATTTTTTCTGTTTTATAGATTAGCCTATCTTTCAAAAGGCTGGACGATATATTTATGGCCCTCCCTTTTAATCGGGATATCCACCTTTGCCATTTATGCATACAGCTATGTATATTTTTCTTTTTTTCTGTCGTACTTTATCGGTAATATAAAAAAACAAATTCCCTATTTTGTCCTTTACTTTATTCACTTGGCGGTTACAACTTTCGCCATTTACTACAAAGTCATAATTGGCGATGCCTTGCTGTTAAAGCAGCTTCCGTTTGTGCTTATTATTTGGTTTGGCGTTATTTTATTGCCATTGACCATTCATAACCGCAAAGAGAGAGGCCAGCTGCAGGAAAAGCTGGAGGATGCGAATAAGCGCATATCCAATTTAGTTAAACTAGAGGAAAGACAGCGAATTGCCAGAGACCTTCATGATACACTTGGCCAAAAGCTCTCCCTTATCGGCTTAAAAAGTGATTTAGCAAGAAAATTAGTTTACAAGGACCCTGAACAAGCCCGCTTGGAGCTTAAGGATATTCAGCATACTTCAAGAACAGCATTAAATGAAGTCCGAAAAATGGTCTCTGAAATGCGTGGCATTAAATTGAGAGACGAGCTTCTCCTCGTCAAAAAAGTATTAGAAGCGGCTGAAATAACCTTGGTTAGCGATATTGCTTCCAATCTTAAAATGTCATCGATTGCAGAAAACATTATAAGCATGTGCTTAAAAGAGGCTGTTACAAATGTAGTTCGCCATAGCAATGCCACCTCTTGTTATATAAGCATCAGCCAAAATAAAAAAGAAACAATCATGGAAATTAAAGATAATGGAACAAGCCCTTTTAAGGAAGAGGATACTCATAATGGAAACGGATTAACTGGCATGCGAGAACGTTTGGATTTTATAAACGGTACTTTAGAGATTTCCGTGAATGAGGGAACAATATTAACAATCGTAATTCCACATGATGGGAAATTAATCGAAAGGGAGGAGTTATTATGA
- a CDS encoding response regulator transcription factor, producing the protein MIRIVIAEDQRLLLGALGSLLDLEDDITVVGKANNGEEAIQLVKEKNPDICIMDIEMPAKTGLEAAEELMNHPCKVIILTTFARSGYFQRALKSGVSAYLLKDSPSDDLAKSIRSVMEGKRIYAPELVDDVYKEENPLTEREKEVLMLVADGKNTKEIAQELSIKTGTVRNYISMILDKLEVKNRIEAITRFKEKGWFK; encoded by the coding sequence ATGATCCGGATTGTCATTGCCGAAGACCAGCGCCTGCTTTTAGGTGCTTTAGGTTCCTTACTTGATTTAGAAGATGATATTACAGTTGTCGGCAAAGCAAATAATGGTGAAGAAGCAATCCAGCTTGTTAAGGAAAAAAATCCTGATATTTGTATCATGGATATAGAAATGCCTGCCAAGACTGGCTTGGAAGCAGCGGAAGAACTCATGAATCATCCTTGCAAAGTCATTATCTTAACTACCTTTGCCAGATCAGGCTATTTCCAGCGTGCTTTAAAGTCTGGCGTATCGGCATATTTGCTTAAGGATAGTCCAAGCGATGATTTGGCAAAAAGCATCCGCAGTGTGATGGAAGGAAAAAGAATATACGCACCAGAGTTGGTTGATGATGTATATAAAGAAGAAAATCCCCTAACAGAGCGGGAAAAAGAAGTGCTTATGCTAGTTGCAGATGGAAAAAATACTAAAGAGATTGCTCAAGAGCTATCAATTAAAACAGGGACGGTACGCAACTATATCAGTATGATTCTCGATAAATTAGAAGTGAAAAATCGCATAGAAGCCATCACAAGATTTAAGGAAAAAGGATGGTTTAAATAA
- the rbsB gene encoding ribose ABC transporter substrate-binding protein RbsB: protein MKKLIVICLTLTLLLLSACSMQPPSWAKPAKKENLKDIKIGLSVSTLNNPFFVSLKDGVVKEAESLGMEVIIVDAQNDSAKQVNDVEDLIQQGVDALLINPTDSASISTAVQSANNIGIPVVTLDRSADKGKVEALVASDNIKGGEMAANYLLEKLGEKAEVIELEGVPGASATRERGQGFHNIADKQLNIIAKQAADFDRTKGLTVMENLLQANPDVKAVFAHNDEMALGAIEAINSSGKDVAVIGFDGNDDALNAIKEGDLEATVAQQPELIGKLAVNAARDVLQGKKVEENIAAPLKLVTKD, encoded by the coding sequence ATGAAAAAATTAATTGTTATATGTTTAACACTAACACTTTTACTCCTAAGTGCTTGTTCTATGCAACCGCCTTCATGGGCGAAACCAGCTAAAAAGGAGAATCTAAAGGATATAAAAATTGGTTTATCGGTTTCGACATTAAACAACCCATTTTTCGTTTCATTAAAAGATGGAGTCGTTAAAGAAGCGGAAAGCTTAGGGATGGAAGTTATTATCGTTGATGCACAAAATGATTCGGCAAAACAGGTGAATGATGTTGAGGATTTAATTCAGCAAGGGGTAGATGCATTGCTTATTAATCCAACCGATTCGGCTTCTATTTCAACTGCTGTTCAATCAGCAAATAATATCGGTATACCTGTAGTTACATTAGATCGCTCAGCAGATAAAGGGAAGGTAGAAGCATTAGTAGCCTCCGATAACATTAAGGGTGGAGAAATGGCAGCAAATTATCTGCTTGAAAAGTTAGGAGAAAAAGCAGAGGTTATTGAATTAGAAGGGGTGCCAGGGGCATCAGCAACACGGGAAAGAGGTCAAGGATTTCATAACATAGCGGACAAGCAATTGAATATCATTGCTAAGCAAGCAGCTGATTTTGACCGGACAAAAGGCTTAACTGTCATGGAAAACCTGCTGCAAGCAAACCCTGATGTTAAAGCAGTATTTGCTCATAATGATGAAATGGCATTAGGTGCTATTGAAGCAATTAACAGCTCTGGGAAGGATGTTGCGGTCATTGGATTTGATGGAAATGACGACGCCCTGAATGCTATTAAAGAAGGAGACTTGGAAGCGACAGTTGCTCAGCAGCCAGAACTGATTGGTAAGCTTGCAGTAAATGCTGCAAGAGACGTTTTACAAGGTAAAAAGGTCGAGGAAAACATTGCTGCACCGCTAAAACTAGTTACAAAAGATTAA
- the rbsC gene encoding ribose ABC transporter permease RbsC: MMNAITQKLGPLLGLFLLVVIVSILNPSFLEPLNLLNLLRQVAINALIAFGMTFVILTGGIDLSVGAILALSSALTAGMMVAGVDPIVAILVGCILGAVMGMVNGLFITIGKMAPFIATLATMTIFRGLTLVYTGGNPITGLGDNYLFQLFGRGYFLGIPVPAITMILAFVFLFILLHKTPFGRKTYAIGGNEKAALISGIKVPKVKIMIYSLSGMLAALAGAILTSRLNSAQPTAGTSYELDAIAAVVLGGTSLSGGKGRIFGTLIGALIIGTLNNGLNLLGVSSFYQMVVKGIVILIAVLLDRKK; encoded by the coding sequence ATGATGAATGCTATTACTCAAAAGTTAGGACCATTACTTGGGCTATTTTTATTAGTTGTGATTGTGTCCATCTTGAATCCTAGTTTCCTTGAACCTTTGAATCTATTAAATTTATTACGGCAGGTTGCCATTAATGCACTGATAGCTTTTGGAATGACCTTTGTTATTTTGACTGGAGGAATTGATTTATCTGTCGGAGCCATCCTTGCATTATCAAGTGCGTTGACAGCAGGAATGATGGTAGCTGGCGTAGACCCGATTGTTGCCATTTTAGTTGGCTGTATTCTTGGGGCAGTAATGGGAATGGTCAATGGATTATTTATTACTATCGGAAAAATGGCACCATTTATTGCGACACTAGCAACAATGACGATCTTCAGAGGCTTAACCCTTGTTTATACTGGCGGAAACCCGATAACTGGTCTTGGAGATAATTATCTGTTTCAGTTATTTGGTCGTGGATATTTTCTTGGCATACCTGTACCAGCTATAACAATGATCCTAGCATTTGTATTCTTATTCATTCTTTTGCACAAAACTCCATTTGGTCGCAAAACATATGCGATTGGTGGCAATGAAAAGGCAGCTTTAATCTCAGGAATTAAAGTACCAAAAGTAAAAATCATGATTTATAGTCTTTCCGGTATGCTTGCAGCTTTGGCAGGAGCGATTTTGACATCTCGTTTGAATTCAGCACAGCCAACAGCCGGTACTTCCTATGAACTTGATGCGATTGCAGCGGTTGTGTTAGGAGGGACAAGCCTATCAGGAGGCAAAGGACGCATTTTTGGGACACTCATTGGTGCGTTAATTATCGGTACGTTAAATAACGGCTTGAATTTGCTTGGCGTATCATCCTTCTATCAAATGGTAGTTAAGGGGATTGTTATATTAATTGCAGTATTACTTGATCGTAAAAAGTAG
- a CDS encoding sugar ABC transporter ATP-binding protein: MRITMENIHKAFGTNQVLTGVDFDLVDGEVHALMGENGAGKSTMMNVLTGLHARDNGKITIDGKETYFRNPKEAEQSGVTFIHQELNIWPDMTVLDNLFIGKERKNSFGLLKTTEMKALAKKQFERLSVSIPLDKEAGSCSVGEQQMIEIAKALMTEAKVIIMDEPTAALTEREISKLFDVITSLKKEGVSIVYISHRMEEIFAICDRITVMRDGKTVDTKAIPATNFDEVVRKMVGRELTDRFPTRNHSLGETVLQVKGLTKKDSFENINFSVCAGEIVGVSGLMGAGRTEIMRTIFGLDSSDSGEIWINGKKVQIKTPVQAVKLGIGFITEDRKDEGLILDFSIKDNIVLPTLASFAPKGIIREKSETDFVNMLIKRLTVKTESKDIAVGRLSGGNQQKVVIAKWVGIGPKLLILDEPTRGVDVGAKREIYQLMNELTERGVAIIMVSSELPEILGMSDRILVVHEGKVNGELLKENATQEKIMTLATGGQ; the protein is encoded by the coding sequence ATGCGAATTACAATGGAAAACATCCATAAAGCGTTCGGAACCAATCAAGTTTTAACTGGTGTTGATTTTGATTTGGTGGATGGGGAAGTACATGCGCTAATGGGGGAAAATGGTGCAGGAAAATCAACAATGATGAATGTTCTTACAGGATTGCATGCGCGAGATAACGGCAAAATTACCATTGATGGAAAGGAAACCTATTTTAGAAATCCAAAAGAAGCTGAGCAAAGCGGCGTAACCTTTATCCATCAGGAATTAAATATTTGGCCTGATATGACTGTTCTTGATAACTTATTTATTGGCAAGGAACGTAAGAATTCCTTTGGGCTGTTAAAAACCACCGAAATGAAAGCGTTAGCAAAAAAGCAATTTGAGCGATTATCCGTATCCATTCCTTTGGATAAAGAGGCGGGTAGCTGTTCTGTTGGGGAACAGCAAATGATTGAAATTGCGAAGGCATTAATGACAGAAGCAAAAGTGATTATTATGGATGAACCAACTGCTGCACTAACCGAAAGGGAAATCAGTAAACTGTTTGATGTGATTACTTCTTTGAAAAAGGAAGGCGTATCCATCGTCTATATTTCACATCGAATGGAGGAGATTTTCGCTATCTGTGACAGGATTACCGTTATGCGTGATGGAAAAACCGTTGATACGAAGGCCATTCCTGCAACCAATTTTGATGAGGTTGTTAGAAAAATGGTTGGGAGAGAATTAACAGACCGCTTTCCGACTAGAAATCATAGTTTGGGTGAAACGGTTCTTCAAGTAAAGGGATTAACAAAAAAAGACTCTTTTGAGAACATCAACTTCTCCGTTTGTGCTGGAGAAATCGTTGGGGTTTCAGGCTTGATGGGTGCAGGGCGAACCGAAATTATGAGGACGATCTTTGGTCTTGATTCAAGTGATAGTGGTGAAATATGGATTAATGGCAAGAAAGTGCAGATTAAGACGCCAGTTCAGGCTGTTAAGTTAGGTATCGGCTTCATTACAGAGGATCGCAAGGATGAAGGGTTAATTCTTGATTTCTCTATAAAAGATAATATTGTATTGCCAACTCTTGCAAGCTTTGCTCCAAAAGGAATTATCCGTGAAAAAAGTGAGACAGACTTTGTTAATATGCTGATTAAACGCTTAACAGTCAAAACAGAATCCAAGGATATCGCTGTTGGCAGACTCTCAGGCGGAAATCAGCAAAAAGTTGTCATTGCCAAGTGGGTAGGAATAGGACCAAAGCTGCTCATTTTAGACGAACCAACAAGAGGAGTTGATGTTGGTGCGAAAAGAGAGATTTATCAGCTAATGAATGAGTTAACGGAGCGTGGTGTTGCTATTATCATGGTATCTTCCGAATTACCTGAAATTCTTGGCATGAGTGATCGAATCCTCGTCGTCCATGAAGGAAAAGTAAATGGAGAATTATTGAAAGAGAATGCGACCCAAGAAAAAATTATGACATTGGCAACAGGAGGTCAATAA
- the rbsD gene encoding D-ribose pyranase: MKRSGILNSHIAKILADLGHTDYIVIADAGLPIPADVKKIDLAIKGGIPSFIDVVNAVEEDMVIEKVIIASEIEAGNPEHASYIKDKFADKGIENVSHEEFKQLTKQAKAVIRTGEITPYANCILQSGVFFN; encoded by the coding sequence ATGAAACGTTCTGGCATTTTAAATAGTCACATTGCGAAGATTTTAGCTGATCTCGGTCATACAGATTATATAGTAATCGCAGACGCTGGTTTACCAATTCCAGCTGATGTTAAAAAGATTGATTTAGCAATTAAAGGCGGCATTCCTTCATTTATAGATGTTGTGAATGCCGTGGAAGAGGATATGGTTATCGAAAAAGTGATCATTGCATCTGAAATAGAAGCAGGCAACCCTGAACATGCTAGCTACATAAAGGATAAATTCGCCGATAAGGGAATTGAAAACGTTTCCCACGAGGAGTTTAAACAATTAACGAAGCAAGCTAAAGCAGTCATTCGTACAGGTGAGATTACACCATACGCAAATTGTATTTTACAATCAGGAGTATTTTTTAATTAA
- the rbsK gene encoding ribokinase encodes MIKITTIGSSSIDLVVTAAKRPHQGETIIGESFKTVPGGKGANQAVAAARLGAEVNMIGCVGVDEFGEKIITNLADNGVDTTYVERVTHTETGTAHITLAEGDNSIIVVKGANDYVTPDLVERALNTIIASDIVLIQQEIPEETVEYVAEICFANDVPLLLNPAPARPISKEVIERAAYLTPNESEAAILFKDKNIAEVFKEFPNKLLVTEGQNGVRYYDGEKERLIPAYSVEAVDTTGAGDTFNAAFAVAVAEGKSMEDSIRFANRAASLSVTKFGAQGGMPTREEVEGSL; translated from the coding sequence ATGATTAAAATCACGACTATTGGCAGTTCTTCTATCGATTTAGTTGTAACTGCAGCAAAACGACCACATCAAGGGGAAACGATTATTGGAGAAAGCTTTAAGACAGTTCCTGGTGGAAAAGGAGCTAACCAGGCTGTTGCAGCTGCAAGGCTCGGTGCAGAAGTAAATATGATTGGATGTGTTGGAGTCGACGAGTTTGGGGAGAAAATCATAACCAATTTGGCTGATAATGGTGTTGATACAACCTATGTGGAACGGGTTACACATACAGAAACAGGCACAGCACATATTACTTTAGCAGAGGGTGATAACAGCATTATTGTCGTAAAAGGTGCTAATGATTATGTCACACCTGATTTAGTTGAAAGAGCACTTAATACAATTATTGCGTCCGATATTGTCCTTATTCAGCAGGAAATTCCAGAGGAAACAGTCGAATATGTGGCAGAAATTTGTTTTGCAAATGATGTGCCCTTATTACTTAACCCAGCGCCTGCAAGACCTATAAGTAAAGAAGTCATTGAAAGGGCTGCTTATCTGACACCAAATGAATCAGAGGCGGCAATTCTTTTTAAAGACAAGAATATCGCTGAAGTATTTAAAGAGTTTCCTAATAAATTATTAGTTACAGAAGGTCAAAACGGAGTTCGTTATTATGATGGTGAAAAGGAAAGACTTATTCCAGCGTATTCTGTTGAAGCAGTTGATACAACTGGTGCAGGAGATACCTTTAATGCAGCATTTGCAGTTGCGGTTGCTGAAGGTAAAAGCATGGAAGATAGCATTCGTTTTGCTAATCGGGCTGCCTCTTTGTCTGTAACAAAATTCGGTGCACAAGGCGGGATGCCAACAAGAGAAGAAGTAGAAGGGAGTTTATAA
- a CDS encoding LacI family DNA-binding transcriptional regulator has translation MATIRDVAKRAGVSVATVSRVLNNKGYAHEDTRKLVNDAIKELNYKPNEVARSLYKKKSRLIGLLLPDIRNPFFPELARGVEDEMQEQGLHLIIGNADEKLEKEIDYIQTFKQNNVIGIISATNQAETNLYENLSFPVVLLDRITGSYPSVYADGVDGGKKAAQEMVRRGSKRIALLRGPIELRTAQDRFKGAVDELCAANVDFQVITSSFSFYDAEKMAKNLFEKFPETDGIIASNDLSAAAILHEALRIGRSIPEDLQIIGYDDIPLSKLLFPSLSTIRQPAYDMGREAAKLLMNIINNKPLALKNIELPVTFIERQTTRKVEKND, from the coding sequence ATGGCTACAATACGGGATGTTGCCAAAAGAGCCGGAGTATCTGTGGCAACCGTTTCACGAGTATTAAACAACAAAGGCTATGCACATGAAGATACGAGGAAGCTCGTTAACGACGCAATAAAAGAATTAAATTATAAACCAAATGAAGTAGCAAGATCTTTATATAAAAAAAAATCAAGATTAATAGGGTTATTGCTCCCCGATATTCGTAATCCCTTCTTTCCTGAGCTAGCTCGTGGGGTAGAGGATGAAATGCAGGAGCAAGGACTCCACTTAATTATTGGCAATGCTGATGAGAAATTAGAAAAAGAAATAGATTACATACAAACTTTTAAACAAAATAATGTAATCGGAATTATTTCAGCAACTAATCAGGCTGAAACGAACCTTTACGAAAATCTTTCTTTCCCTGTCGTTTTACTTGATCGCATAACAGGAAGTTATCCTTCTGTTTATGCAGATGGAGTGGATGGAGGAAAAAAAGCAGCACAAGAAATGGTCAGAAGAGGCAGTAAACGAATCGCATTACTAAGAGGTCCGATTGAATTAAGGACTGCACAAGACAGATTCAAGGGTGCAGTTGATGAGTTGTGTGCTGCTAATGTGGACTTTCAAGTGATTACATCATCGTTTAGCTTTTATGATGCCGAAAAAATGGCTAAAAACTTATTTGAGAAGTTTCCTGAAACAGATGGAATAATTGCCAGCAATGATCTAAGTGCGGCAGCGATATTACATGAGGCACTGCGCATCGGAAGATCTATTCCAGAAGATTTGCAAATTATAGGATATGATGATATTCCGCTTAGCAAGCTGCTGTTTCCATCCCTTTCAACTATAAGACAGCCTGCCTATGATATGGGGAGGGAAGCTGCCAAACTATTAATGAACATTATAAATAACAAGCCGTTAGCACTAAAGAATATTGAATTGCCTGTAACCTTTATAGAAAGGCAAACGACAAGAAAGGTGGAGAAAAATGATTAA
- the cobA gene encoding uroporphyrinogen-III C-methyltransferase — protein sequence MGKVYIVGAGPGNPDLLTIKGLKCIQQADVIVYDRLVNRELLQEAKSGAEFIYCGKQPNYHTMPQEMINQLLVQSARSGKVVTRLKGGDPFVFGRGAEEIEELVRNNIPYEIVPGITAGIAAPAYAGIPITHRELGNSFAIITGHCKNGEPADIKWESLINGVDTLAIYMGVGNLPYICDQLVKHGKREDTPVAIIQEGTTSGQKTVTGTIGTIVSIAQKTRIKNPAMIVVGEVVSFRHRIEELQAANKQVTLELVSGS from the coding sequence ATGGGGAAAGTTTATATAGTTGGAGCAGGCCCGGGTAATCCTGACTTACTTACAATTAAAGGTTTGAAATGTATACAGCAGGCAGATGTTATTGTATATGACCGGTTAGTCAACAGAGAATTACTGCAGGAAGCAAAATCTGGTGCAGAATTCATTTATTGTGGCAAACAGCCAAACTATCATACAATGCCACAAGAAATGATTAACCAGCTGTTAGTGCAATCTGCTCGCTCAGGAAAAGTGGTTACTAGACTTAAAGGTGGGGACCCTTTTGTGTTCGGCAGAGGGGCGGAAGAGATTGAGGAATTGGTAAGGAATAATATTCCTTATGAAATCGTACCGGGTATAACAGCTGGAATTGCGGCCCCAGCTTATGCCGGAATTCCCATCACACATAGGGAGCTTGGTAACTCATTTGCAATCATTACCGGTCATTGCAAAAACGGAGAACCAGCAGATATTAAGTGGGAAAGTCTTATTAATGGGGTGGATACATTAGCTATCTATATGGGAGTTGGAAATTTGCCGTATATATGTGACCAATTAGTGAAGCATGGTAAGCGGGAGGATACACCAGTCGCCATCATTCAAGAAGGTACAACATCAGGACAAAAAACAGTAACAGGTACAATTGGAACAATTGTTAGTATCGCTCAAAAGACGAGAATAAAAAACCCGGCAATGATTGTTGTTGGTGAAGTTGTTAGCTTTAGACACAGAATAGAGGAACTTCAAGCAGCGAACAAACAAGTCACGTTGGAACTTGTTTCAGGAAGCTAA
- a CDS encoding formate/nitrite transporter family protein, with the protein MSFVKTDQVVQGMIEAGEAKAKLSVIDMLIRGGLAGALLGFGTTLAFTAEIQTGMGIFGAILFPACFVLIILLGLELVTGSFALIPLAVLEKRVSIFQMLSNWFWVIIGHLLGAGLYALLYVIAITQLSHVPDNAIATKIIAVAEAKTLMYANLGSDGLIVVFVKALLCNWMVTLGAVMAMTSTSTIGKIAAMWLPILIFFAQGFEHAVVNMFVIPAGMMLGADVSVADWWLWNQLPVLFGNMVSGVVFTGLALYFTHHKVKKKTSMVVSEQEEYIAET; encoded by the coding sequence ATGTCATTCGTAAAGACAGATCAAGTAGTGCAGGGCATGATTGAGGCAGGTGAAGCAAAAGCGAAATTATCTGTTATAGATATGTTAATACGAGGTGGGCTTGCAGGAGCCCTTCTTGGATTCGGGACGACATTGGCATTCACAGCTGAAATTCAAACAGGCATGGGGATTTTTGGAGCAATATTATTTCCGGCTTGTTTTGTACTAATCATCCTGCTCGGACTTGAATTAGTAACAGGCAGCTTTGCGCTCATCCCGTTAGCGGTTTTAGAAAAAAGGGTATCCATTTTTCAAATGCTTTCGAACTGGTTTTGGGTCATAATTGGTCATTTATTAGGTGCAGGACTGTATGCTTTACTTTATGTTATCGCAATAACACAGTTAAGTCATGTGCCTGACAATGCAATCGCCACAAAAATTATTGCAGTTGCAGAAGCAAAAACTCTTATGTATGCAAACCTCGGAAGCGATGGTTTAATCGTCGTTTTTGTAAAAGCATTGCTATGTAATTGGATGGTAACATTAGGGGCAGTCATGGCGATGACATCGACAAGTACAATTGGAAAAATTGCTGCAATGTGGTTGCCGATTTTAATCTTCTTTGCTCAAGGGTTTGAACATGCTGTCGTAAATATGTTTGTCATTCCGGCAGGGATGATGTTAGGTGCAGATGTTTCGGTAGCAGATTGGTGGCTATGGAATCAGCTCCCTGTACTATTCGGCAATATGGTAAGTGGAGTTGTATTCACAGGTCTAGCATTATACTTTACTCATCATAAAGTGAAAAAGAAAACTAGCATGGTAGTTTCAGAACAGGAAGAATATATTGCTGAAACTTAA
- the nirD gene encoding nitrite reductase small subunit NirD codes for MENTLGRVLIGKYSDLPERLGKTAFVGKEEIALFKLANGKVRAIKNRCPHKGGVLAEGMVSGEHVFCPMHDWKINVCDGQVQAPDHGCVKAYKVEVEENLVYIVI; via the coding sequence ATGGAAAATACACTAGGAAGAGTCTTAATCGGTAAATATTCGGATTTGCCAGAACGCCTCGGGAAAACGGCTTTTGTTGGGAAGGAAGAAATTGCGTTATTTAAGCTGGCAAATGGGAAGGTCCGTGCAATAAAGAATCGATGTCCCCATAAGGGCGGGGTCCTTGCGGAAGGAATGGTAAGCGGAGAACATGTTTTTTGCCCGATGCATGACTGGAAAATCAATGTGTGTGACGGCCAGGTTCAAGCACCAGATCATGGTTGTGTGAAAGCATATAAAGTGGAAGTGGAAGAAAACCTTGTATACATTGTTATCTGA